A stretch of the Lactuca sativa cultivar Salinas chromosome 9, Lsat_Salinas_v11, whole genome shotgun sequence genome encodes the following:
- the LOC111885370 gene encoding uncharacterized protein LOC111885370 yields MARAPKSLQFKMKQEGTTANNGGGESSFRVLYYGDASAGSVPFMWESHPGTPKHPTTDQSSLPPLAPPPALRYNSSNPSTSLRSLLLASDSKKTYLPAPPSLSTSELSSISYGDSSKPSTSLRSLFLASGSQKAHGTAAPPLYSSLSHSLPSTPMSKGSSKTEFRRRKATMKLDMSEDSVEKHVGGDGSPTLMLCFGGGLMKIYRKKKVTGAVMSIGSHGKTQKVN; encoded by the coding sequence ATGGCAAGAGCTCCCAAATCACTGCAATTTAAGATGAAGCAAGAAGGTACCACCGCCAACAATGGCGGTGGCGAGTCATCATTCCGGGTGTTGTACTACGGGGATGCATCAGCTGGATCTGTGCCCTTCATGTGGGAATCACACCCAGGTACCCCTAAACACCCAACCACCGATCAATCCTCTCTCCCCCCTCTCGCTCCGCCACCTGCTCTCCGATACAACTCCTCAAACCCCTCCACTTCCCTCCGAAGCCTTTTGCTTGCTTCCGATTCCAAAAAAACCTATCTTCCGGCACCACCATCTTTGTCGACGTCTGAATTATCTTCCATATCTTACGGTGATTCCTCAAAGCCATCCACTTCTCTCCGCAGCCTTTTTCTCGCTTCTGGTTCCCAAAAAGCCCACGGGACGGCGGCCCCTCCATTGTACTCTTCTCTATCGCATTCGTTGCCTTCAACTCCGATGAGTAAAGGGAGTAGCAAGACCGAGTTCCGGCGGAGGAAGGCGACGATGAAGTTAGACATGAGTGAGGATAGCGTTGAGAAGCACGTGGGTGGCGATGGTTCACCGACGTTGATGCTGTGCTTTGGTGGCGGTTTAATGAAGATTTATAGGAAGAAGAAAGTGACGGGTGCAGTAATGTCGATCGGAAGTCATGGTAAGACACAGAAAGTAAATTGA
- the LOC111885390 gene encoding uncharacterized protein LOC111885390, which translates to MKDALVASIATFHTKKIIISDPTKCHHNGSNPKSMYRCVSSESHVMAEYKKLTPKRPRVLTPKQQVALESVNKPGNRGKRTTTKKESTEEDKTKASKSQKRKSDKGDSSKPKKLKKMARRSKIPTPPSSENDKENEEEEGHHESPRGNTPPRSPTLTEPIHDKIPTPPLSPKQTIPVSVPIDPPPTASQPTTSLPPPPPVTSTPISTTQLPPPIISKTTTSIIPEPTMEVNVSDTRATTVTETPIINKPLSPTHSTDSGATLGGENDEYDLTYFSPYRLPTDEDDDAPVTSQHLQSINEKLDRLLEDNKAYSGVVLKAFLDTALEQYTECIEISTKVVDASTSSCKKASTAVTEIVQTTQIFLESLKGHADTNAAKIQDFVDSFSKSLQEEQSKFEAVHSSIQAENSSLISSVTSKLDSIHANLATESVLKEELARRSSMLEVQKVQFTQEEKEISLLKTERAIFRSYAGDVKDMLTNILGAHDPILTLTIRNHLSTKLTPAIAMLHEMKGVSEGFRPPKQGEKVLN; encoded by the coding sequence ATGAAGGATGCCCTAGTCGCGTCCATTGCTACGTTTCACACGAAGAAGATCATCATCTCTGATCCAACAAAGTGCCATCACAATGGCTCCAATCCTAAATCCATGTATCGATGTGTCTCATCTGAAAGTCATGTTATGGCGGAATACAAAAAACTTACTCCTAAGAGACCGAGAGTCCTTACTCCAAAACAGCAGGTTGCCTTGGAATCTGTAAACAAGCCTGGCAACCGAGGGAAACGCACTACCACAAAGAAGGAGTCAACAGAGGAGGATAAGACTAAAGCTTCTAAGTCACAAAAACGAAAGTCTGATAAAGGAGATTCTTCCAAGCCCAAGAAGCTAAAGAAAATGGCAAGAAGATCCAAGATTCCCACTCCTCCTAGCTCAGAAAATGACAAGGAAAATGAAGAAGAGGAGGGTCATCATGAATCACCGAGAGGCAATACACCTCCCAGATCCCCAACTCTAACCGAACCCATTCATGACAAAATTCCTACCCCACCTCTATCACCAAAACAAACTATTCCAGTTTCGGTTCCTATCGATCCTCCACCCACTGCTTCACAACCAACGACTTctttaccaccacctccaccagttACTTCTACTCCTATTTCTACAACACAATTACCACCTCCTATAATTTCTAAAACCACCACCTCTATAATTCCTGAACCAACAATGGaggtcaacgtatctgatacgagggCCACAACTGTAACTGAAACTCCAATCATCAATAAACCTCTTTCACCCACCCACTCAACTGATTCTGGTGCCACTCTTGGTGGTGAGAATGACGAGTATGACCTTACATACTTTAGTCCATATCGGCTACCAACTGATGaggatgatgatgctcctgtcactagCCAACACTTGCAGAGCATCAATGAGAAACTCGATCGATTGCTTGAAGACAACAAAGCCTATAGTGGTGTGGTCCTCAAAGCTTTTCTGGACACTGCTCTGGAACAATATACGGAGTGTATTGAAATATCCACTAAAGTTGTTGATGCTTCTACTTCCTCCTGCAAAAAGGCCTCAACTGCTGTTACTGAGATTGTTCAAACAACTCAGATTTTTCTTGAGTCTCTGAAAGGGCATGCCGACACAAATGCAGCCAAGATACAAGATTTTGTAGATTCTTTCTCTAAGTCTCTTCAAGAAGAGCAGTCAAAGTTTGAGGCTGTGCATTCCTCTATCCAAGCTGAGAATTCTTCGCTTATCAGCTCAGTCACTTCTAAGCTTGACTCTATTCACGCTAATCTGGCAACCGAAAGTGTTCTGAAGGAAGAATTGGCACGACGATCCTCTATGCTTGAAGTACAGAAAGTGCAGTTCACCcaagaagaaaaagaaatttCCTTATTAAAGACCGAAAGGGCTATTTTCCGCAGCTATGCAGGGGATGTTAAGGATATGCTCACCAACATTCTTGGTGCTCATGATCCTATTCTAACTCTGACCATTCGGAATCATCTCTCCACAAAATTGACTCCTGCCATTGCCATGTTACATGAAATGAAGGGTGTTTCGGAGGGATTCCGACCTCCAAAACAAGGGGAGAAAGTGCTCAACTGA